A single genomic interval of Candidatus Bathyarchaeum sp. harbors:
- a CDS encoding DNA primase small subunit PriS, whose product MSSLSQTFIQNKFAEYYKENSASINAPSSLERREFGFLLLDKKVMVRHKSFRNVEDIRSSLISIVPSDVYYSSAYYERPMEEMRAKGWLGADLVFDIDADHIPTPCASLHDVWVCTGCGASGNGKPPSKCSKCNGIKFKEKTMPCDICLEASKVEAIKLLDVLSADFGFSLPELTVAFSGHRGYHVHVEDKSVRELDSLARKEIVDYLMGIGLEAEFHGLAKSSTGSRKVSGPDLNDKGWRGRIAKGTYDFLLTSTKEDLMKIGLKPLHVKAILNHQDAILESWNQKGPWGAIQHISLETWRKIAQYSVEPQSVNIDTVVTPDVNRLIRFLNSLHGKTGLKKLELPANRIDDFDPLKTAVAFKRGEVTVHVSSAPQFRVEDQLYGPFEQQKVELPTAAALMLLCKGIAKVV is encoded by the coding sequence ATGTCCTCGTTATCCCAGACTTTTATTCAAAACAAGTTTGCTGAATATTACAAAGAAAATTCTGCATCTATCAATGCGCCCTCTTCTTTAGAACGTCGTGAGTTTGGGTTTCTCCTTCTTGACAAAAAAGTTATGGTTCGGCACAAAAGTTTCAGAAATGTAGAAGATATTCGTTCTTCATTAATTTCTATTGTGCCTTCAGATGTTTACTACTCAAGTGCATACTACGAACGACCAATGGAAGAAATGCGGGCAAAAGGCTGGTTAGGTGCAGATTTGGTTTTTGACATCGACGCCGACCACATTCCAACTCCGTGTGCATCTCTTCATGATGTTTGGGTTTGTACGGGTTGTGGGGCTTCGGGAAACGGCAAGCCCCCTTCTAAGTGTTCTAAGTGTAATGGAATAAAATTTAAAGAAAAAACAATGCCTTGTGATATTTGTTTAGAAGCTTCTAAAGTTGAGGCAATCAAACTTTTGGATGTTTTGTCTGCAGATTTTGGTTTTTCTTTACCGGAGTTAACTGTCGCCTTTTCTGGACATAGGGGCTACCACGTTCATGTTGAGGACAAGTCAGTTCGAGAATTGGACTCTTTGGCTCGCAAAGAAATTGTTGATTATTTGATGGGAATCGGTTTAGAGGCAGAATTTCATGGATTAGCAAAAAGCTCAACTGGTTCGAGAAAGGTTTCGGGTCCAGACTTAAATGACAAAGGTTGGAGAGGAAGAATCGCTAAAGGTACTTATGATTTTCTTCTTACTTCCACAAAAGAAGATTTGATGAAAATTGGGTTAAAACCACTTCATGTTAAAGCCATATTGAACCATCAAGATGCGATTCTGGAAAGTTGGAACCAAAAAGGTCCTTGGGGAGCAATTCAACACATCAGTTTAGAGACTTGGAGAAAAATTGCTCAGTATAGTGTGGAACCCCAGTCTGTAAATATCGATACTGTTGTTACTCCTGATGTTAATCGTTTGATACGATTTCTTAATTCTTTGCATGGTAAAACTGGTTTGAAAAAACTTGAGTTACCTGCTAATAGAATTGATGATTTTGATCCTTTAAAAACGGCAGTAGCTTTTAAGAGGGGGGAGGTTACTGTTCATGTTTCCAGTGCCCCTCAGTTTAGGGTAGAAGACCAACTTTACGGTCCCTTTGAGCAACAAAAAGTTGAACTACCAACTGCGGCAGCATTGATGTTACTGTGCAAAGGCATAGCAAAGGTGGTTTAG
- a CDS encoding transcription factor S — protein sequence MEFCPDCGMRLVSRRDKKSKKPVFYLVCPKCGYKRETGEKPSVTPKTIDHSVDASIAIIDKEQQKLRTLPTVRIECPKCGNNTAYAWQVQTRGTDESSTQFFRCTKCNYTFREYS from the coding sequence GTGGAGTTTTGTCCTGATTGTGGAATGCGACTTGTTTCACGTCGCGATAAGAAATCAAAAAAACCAGTTTTCTATCTTGTATGCCCGAAATGTGGCTACAAACGAGAAACTGGAGAAAAACCATCAGTTACCCCTAAAACAATCGACCATTCCGTTGATGCCTCCATAGCTATTATTGATAAAGAGCAACAAAAACTGCGAACTTTGCCCACTGTAAGAATTGAGTGCCCCAAATGTGGGAACAATACAGCATATGCATGGCAAGTACAGACCCGTGGGACTGACGAATCTTCTACACAGTTTTTCCGTTGTACAAAATGTAACTATACTTTCCGTGAATACAGCTAA
- the pcn gene encoding proliferating cell nuclear antigen (pcna), with the protein MMFKAKMADAKFLKDMMGAISILVDEATFDVTPEGMKLRAMDPSRVAMVDFEWPKTIFDEYSCGEATKMCINISEMLKLLRRTGKDESVELSLDEKTGKLKIAIKGNYSRTFNMPTLEAMDEEVPTPKVTFNVCAKTTTQGLREAIEDASLVSDHVKIEAENGKMTLNATGDIMGAKIEFAEGSDVLLEMKAKEASKATFSLSYLSEIVRAALPTSEIVIIEFSTDMPIQLDFKQEKEGKLKFFLAPRIEVE; encoded by the coding sequence ATGATGTTCAAGGCGAAAATGGCTGATGCAAAATTTTTGAAGGACATGATGGGTGCCATTTCGATACTAGTAGACGAAGCAACTTTTGATGTGACTCCTGAGGGAATGAAGCTACGTGCAATGGACCCCTCACGGGTAGCTATGGTTGATTTCGAATGGCCAAAAACCATATTTGATGAATATTCATGTGGCGAAGCAACGAAAATGTGTATCAACATCAGTGAAATGCTAAAGTTACTTAGGCGCACAGGAAAAGACGAATCAGTTGAACTATCTTTAGACGAAAAAACTGGAAAACTAAAAATTGCAATCAAAGGAAACTATTCTCGTACTTTTAATATGCCTACTTTAGAAGCCATGGATGAAGAAGTTCCTACTCCAAAAGTTACCTTTAATGTGTGCGCAAAAACTACAACTCAGGGACTCCGTGAAGCAATTGAAGACGCTTCTTTGGTAAGTGACCATGTAAAAATTGAAGCTGAAAACGGCAAGATGACTCTGAACGCAACTGGGGACATCATGGGTGCAAAAATTGAATTTGCTGAAGGCTCAGATGTCCTCTTGGAAATGAAAGCAAAAGAAGCTTCCAAGGCAACTTTTAGCTTGAGTTATCTCTCTGAAATAGTGAGGGCTGCTTTGCCTACTTCAGAAATTGTTATTATTGAATTTTCTACTGATATGCCAATCCAACTGGATTTCAAGCAAGAAAAAGAAGGAAAACTAAAGTTTTTCTTGGCTCCTAGAATAGAAGTAGAATAA
- the dph2 gene encoding diphthamide biosynthesis enzyme Dph2: MSFDFEEDRLKEELSKRNPKIVLLQLPEGLKPQAPFLTKIVEEAGALPIVSSDPCYGACDLAVSEAKLLGVDLIIHYGHTAMIHNSEVPTVYLEAPIKLEINELITKTLPLLEEWTKIGLITTVQHINQLDEAKKLLESAGKTVFVGNAGHLKYPGQILGCDFSNAVDVLENVDAYVFLGGGRFHAIGVALTTRKPTIIADPYEQLVFSINDYARRITMQRWANISEAKNAKNFGILVSLKPGQMKFSEAKKIKAKLEEKGFSATLFALREISPRSLMQFPTIDGFVNTACPRLALDDAPNFDKPILSINETLVLLGDLKWEDFLKNGWFENAT, encoded by the coding sequence ATGTCCTTTGATTTTGAAGAAGACCGCCTCAAAGAGGAACTATCAAAACGAAATCCAAAAATTGTGTTATTACAGCTTCCCGAAGGACTAAAACCTCAAGCTCCTTTTTTGACAAAAATTGTTGAAGAAGCTGGAGCCTTACCTATTGTTTCCTCTGACCCTTGTTATGGTGCATGTGATTTGGCTGTTTCTGAAGCCAAGCTTTTGGGAGTAGATTTAATCATACATTATGGCCACACTGCAATGATCCACAATTCTGAGGTTCCAACCGTTTATCTGGAAGCCCCAATTAAACTTGAAATTAATGAATTGATAACAAAAACCTTGCCTTTACTTGAAGAATGGACCAAAATTGGTTTAATCACCACTGTTCAACATATTAACCAGTTGGATGAGGCCAAAAAGCTGTTAGAATCTGCAGGAAAAACTGTTTTTGTTGGAAATGCTGGTCATCTCAAATATCCGGGACAGATTCTTGGATGTGACTTTAGTAACGCAGTAGATGTTTTGGAAAATGTTGATGCCTACGTTTTTCTGGGCGGTGGAAGATTTCATGCCATCGGCGTAGCCTTAACCACACGAAAGCCAACAATAATTGCTGATCCCTATGAACAGCTCGTTTTCTCAATTAATGACTATGCCCGACGCATCACAATGCAGCGTTGGGCTAACATTTCTGAAGCCAAAAACGCGAAAAATTTTGGTATCTTAGTAAGCCTAAAACCTGGACAGATGAAATTTTCTGAGGCAAAAAAAATCAAAGCAAAACTGGAAGAAAAGGGATTTTCTGCTACTTTGTTTGCTCTAAGAGAAATTTCACCCCGTTCTTTGATGCAGTTTCCCACGATTGATGGCTTTGTGAATACTGCTTGTCCTAGGTTAGCTTTGGATGATGCCCCTAATTTTGATAAACCAATTTTGTCGATTAATGAAACACTTGTCCTGTTAGGAGACCTAAAATGGGAAGATTTCCTCAAAAACGGTTGGTTCGAAAACGCGACTTAG
- a CDS encoding METTL5 family protein, producing the protein MGRFPQKRLVRKRDLEMTLSSIEANPNPKAHLEQYATPSTVAADTLHVAAYVFDDIIDKTVMELGCGTARLALGAAYLGAKEVFGVDIDPVAVKIAQKNAEIMNSKEKTNWIVGDIDVVRGTFDIVLQNPPFGVQKRRADRRFIVKALELANTIYSFHKSGESNRAFIKRFIEEHGGKITNIFPVPMEIPWMFKFHTKKKQITHVDLYRIEGKR; encoded by the coding sequence ATGGGAAGATTTCCTCAAAAACGGTTGGTTCGAAAACGCGACTTAGAAATGACGCTTTCATCAATTGAAGCTAATCCAAACCCTAAAGCTCACCTTGAACAGTATGCTACCCCATCCACTGTTGCGGCGGATACCTTGCATGTGGCAGCATATGTTTTTGATGACATTATTGATAAAACTGTGATGGAATTAGGTTGTGGAACTGCTCGTTTAGCCCTTGGGGCAGCTTATTTAGGGGCAAAAGAAGTCTTTGGGGTGGATATCGATCCTGTTGCCGTTAAGATTGCTCAAAAAAATGCTGAAATAATGAATTCTAAAGAGAAAACTAATTGGATCGTGGGGGACATCGATGTGGTTCGTGGTACTTTTGATATTGTTTTACAAAATCCTCCTTTTGGAGTTCAAAAAAGAAGAGCCGATAGGAGGTTCATAGTTAAAGCATTGGAGTTAGCTAACACAATTTATTCCTTTCACAAAAGCGGAGAGAGCAACCGTGCCTTTATCAAAAGGTTTATTGAGGAGCACGGCGGAAAAATAACTAACATATTTCCAGTGCCAATGGAAATTCCTTGGATGTTTAAGTTTCACACAAAGAAAAAACAAATTACACACGTGGATTTGTATCGAATAGAAGGAAAACGTTAA
- a CDS encoding PEP-utilizing enzyme, with protein MVFENLIVNIEEEIAADGRFTGGKGSNLAKLFQILGEGNVPYAVMVTTEFAKLLLHDPEIVDLVTKLDAALNADNEKEAKKLAEKIIEVIENIKTQPKLLELLDKKICELKKKVGRGRVAVRSSGITEDMATAAFAGQFDTYLNVQLESSSVIKNVLKCIGSAFGWRVIDYRQDLRKKNILDLSEVDLLNQGLISVVIQTMIDSEKSGVAFSIDPNTGNRNVGVIQAVYGLGEMIVQGKESASWTGFIKDPEVRLLGTIAPKNPQKEKMVYDPKTKTNVEIPVGKIDPKVITPEEAIQVANHVTCIEKSYGKPMDIEYAVEKGKVFITQARPETVHATRTVLTLFKLKEKPKTKPIYVGIPVGTKIASGIVAKADDTEEAVKEIEECNKKGIRPMLVTSMTTPDWEVVMSLEKVSALICERGNRTSHAAIVSRERGIPCAVATVGALTLDAGEEITLDCTSGDARIYAGQIPFEVQEIELKEIPETETKVMVNIASPDEALHVSQLPSQGSSLVRIEFVVSNAELHPVFALRADSLGPERWADDIKEKYPMVASLVDEYVTRLKAGISIIAGAFKPRKVIIRFSDFKTNEYASLPGASYYDISCNCGKSISLGPIEVCPVCGSKKIEANKVELEFQESNPMIGFRGASRYIDKFFCEAYALELEAFIEVHKLGLTNAVPMVPFVRTTNEAEKVTSMIKNAFNKKGVKVPEIIFMAEVPSVCFIPKIFSEYCNGFSIGSNDLTQLTLGIDRDSEKIAWEFDESNPAVKKAIEMLCEGAHSMTPARYVGICGQAPSDLGKNFLKFLTMHLDSIGVNPDKVVETLLSVKEIETELKDIINKNNKDPSKIAEELEITEINAKYLITKFA; from the coding sequence GTGGTTTTTGAAAATTTGATTGTTAATATTGAAGAAGAAATCGCCGCAGATGGTAGATTTACTGGTGGCAAAGGCTCTAATTTGGCTAAACTTTTCCAGATTCTTGGAGAAGGTAACGTTCCTTATGCTGTTATGGTTACTACTGAATTCGCAAAACTGCTATTACATGACCCCGAAATTGTTGACTTAGTTACAAAATTAGATGCTGCTTTGAATGCTGATAATGAAAAAGAAGCAAAAAAGCTTGCAGAAAAAATAATTGAAGTAATTGAAAACATCAAAACTCAGCCGAAACTCCTTGAGCTGTTAGACAAAAAAATATGTGAACTAAAAAAGAAAGTCGGACGCGGTCGTGTTGCCGTTCGAAGCTCAGGAATCACCGAAGATATGGCTACTGCCGCTTTTGCAGGGCAGTTTGACACTTATCTGAATGTTCAACTTGAGTCCTCTAGTGTAATCAAAAATGTTTTGAAATGTATTGGCTCTGCTTTTGGCTGGAGAGTTATAGATTACCGACAAGACTTACGCAAGAAAAACATTTTGGACTTGTCAGAAGTTGACTTACTCAATCAAGGTTTGATTTCTGTTGTAATTCAAACTATGATTGATTCTGAAAAGTCTGGTGTTGCTTTCTCAATTGATCCTAACACTGGCAATCGAAATGTTGGGGTAATCCAAGCCGTTTATGGTTTAGGAGAGATGATAGTTCAAGGAAAAGAAAGTGCATCTTGGACTGGTTTTATCAAAGACCCCGAAGTCAGACTTCTTGGAACAATTGCCCCCAAAAATCCCCAAAAAGAAAAGATGGTTTACGACCCAAAAACCAAAACAAACGTCGAGATTCCTGTAGGCAAAATCGATCCTAAAGTAATAACTCCTGAGGAAGCAATTCAAGTTGCAAACCACGTTACTTGTATCGAAAAAAGTTATGGAAAACCCATGGACATAGAATATGCGGTTGAAAAGGGAAAAGTTTTCATCACTCAGGCTCGTCCAGAAACGGTTCATGCTACTCGAACTGTGTTGACTCTTTTCAAGCTTAAAGAAAAACCTAAAACCAAGCCCATTTACGTTGGTATCCCTGTTGGAACAAAAATTGCATCGGGTATTGTTGCAAAAGCAGATGACACCGAAGAAGCCGTAAAAGAAATCGAAGAATGCAACAAGAAGGGAATACGACCAATGCTTGTTACTTCCATGACTACTCCTGACTGGGAAGTTGTCATGAGCCTCGAAAAAGTTTCTGCCTTGATATGTGAACGGGGAAACCGTACTTCTCATGCTGCTATCGTTTCTCGAGAACGTGGGATACCTTGTGCAGTTGCAACCGTTGGCGCTCTTACTTTGGATGCTGGGGAAGAAATCACCTTAGATTGTACCTCAGGTGATGCTCGAATATATGCTGGACAAATTCCTTTTGAAGTCCAAGAAATCGAACTCAAAGAAATTCCTGAGACAGAAACAAAAGTAATGGTAAACATTGCAAGCCCAGATGAAGCATTGCATGTAAGTCAGTTGCCCTCTCAGGGTAGCTCTCTTGTCCGTATTGAATTCGTAGTTTCTAACGCCGAATTGCACCCCGTATTTGCTCTGCGTGCAGACAGCCTTGGTCCTGAGCGATGGGCAGATGATATTAAAGAAAAGTATCCAATGGTAGCCTCTCTGGTTGACGAATATGTTACCCGATTGAAAGCTGGTATATCGATAATTGCTGGAGCCTTTAAGCCTCGTAAGGTCATTATTCGGTTTTCTGATTTCAAAACAAATGAATATGCATCCCTTCCAGGAGCATCTTATTATGACATAAGCTGTAACTGTGGAAAGAGTATCTCTTTGGGTCCAATCGAAGTTTGTCCAGTATGTGGCTCTAAAAAAATTGAAGCTAACAAAGTCGAACTTGAATTCCAAGAAAGCAACCCAATGATAGGCTTCCGAGGCGCTTCACGATACATCGACAAATTTTTCTGTGAGGCATATGCACTGGAACTTGAGGCTTTCATAGAAGTTCATAAACTAGGCTTGACTAATGCCGTTCCAATGGTTCCCTTTGTTCGCACAACCAATGAAGCAGAAAAAGTAACTTCAATGATAAAAAATGCATTCAACAAAAAAGGCGTAAAAGTGCCTGAGATAATTTTCATGGCAGAGGTTCCAAGTGTTTGCTTTATTCCAAAAATATTCTCTGAATACTGTAACGGCTTTAGCATCGGAAGCAATGACCTAACCCAGCTAACCCTAGGAATCGACCGTGACAGCGAAAAAATCGCTTGGGAATTTGACGAATCCAACCCCGCAGTGAAAAAAGCTATCGAAATGCTATGTGAAGGTGCCCATTCAATGACTCCTGCAAGATATGTTGGAATCTGTGGTCAAGCACCAAGTGACTTGGGGAAGAATTTCCTCAAATTCTTGACTATGCATCTTGATTCTATTGGTGTTAACCCTGACAAAGTTGTTGAAACATTGCTCTCAGTAAAAGAAATAGAAACTGAACTAAAAGACATCATCAACAAAAACAACAAAGACCCAAGTAAAATCGCCGAAGAATTAGAAATCACAGAAATCAACGCCAAATATTTAATCACAAAATTTGCGTAA
- a CDS encoding DNA-directed RNA polymerase subunit L, which translates to MKVNVVKSSDNEIKLEIEGAGHSLLNVLQKTLLQDSKIEVAGYHVPHPLIDKGVLFVHTKDKVKPEDAILEATQKVLDLSKDFETSFKKASKAYKAE; encoded by the coding sequence ATGAAAGTTAATGTTGTAAAAAGTTCAGACAATGAAATAAAACTTGAAATTGAAGGTGCAGGGCACTCCCTTTTGAATGTTCTACAAAAGACTCTTTTGCAAGACTCGAAAATTGAAGTAGCTGGATATCATGTGCCTCATCCTTTGATTGATAAAGGAGTGTTGTTTGTTCACACCAAGGATAAAGTGAAGCCTGAAGATGCAATACTTGAGGCCACACAGAAAGTTCTTGACCTTAGCAAGGATTTTGAGACTTCTTTCAAGAAGGCATCTAAAGCCTACAAAGCTGAATAA
- the rsmA gene encoding 16S rRNA (adenine(1518)-N(6)/adenine(1519)-N(6))-dimethyltransferase RsmA translates to MDNPNLLKRAKQLLRLYNFSPKKRLGQNFTVNSDILQQLISHSCLTKNDVVLEVGAGFGFLTQLLAKKSKKVIAVEVDPFLVTFLQKHLQNLDNVELIEGDFLKVSVPEFNKVVAAPPYSISSPLLFRLLENKFDSAFLILQKEFAERLSASVGTKNYGRLTVSIYYRADVELLELVPRTMFYPPPNVDSMVLRLTPKHPPFSVEDEPFFFDLIRVLFTQRNKKVRNSIIPFLREHNIPKNESTVFADSLIYSKKRVRELAPEDFGVLANEIFQKINK, encoded by the coding sequence GTGGACAATCCTAACCTTCTTAAACGGGCGAAACAGCTTCTTCGTCTTTACAATTTTTCTCCTAAAAAACGCTTAGGTCAAAATTTTACTGTTAACTCAGATATATTACAGCAGCTGATCTCCCATTCTTGTTTGACAAAAAACGATGTAGTTTTGGAAGTTGGAGCTGGATTTGGCTTTTTAACTCAACTTTTAGCTAAAAAATCCAAAAAAGTCATCGCCGTAGAAGTTGACCCTTTCCTTGTAACTTTTTTGCAAAAACATCTTCAAAATTTGGATAACGTAGAATTGATTGAAGGCGATTTTCTTAAAGTTTCTGTTCCTGAGTTCAACAAAGTTGTTGCAGCGCCACCCTACTCTATATCGTCGCCTCTTTTGTTTCGTCTTCTTGAAAACAAATTCGATTCTGCATTTTTAATTTTACAAAAAGAGTTTGCCGAAAGATTATCTGCATCTGTAGGAACCAAAAATTATGGCCGCTTAACCGTTAGCATCTACTATAGGGCTGATGTTGAACTCTTGGAACTTGTTCCACGAACAATGTTTTATCCGCCCCCAAACGTTGACTCAATGGTTTTGCGTTTAACCCCTAAACATCCACCTTTTTCAGTTGAAGACGAGCCTTTCTTTTTTGATCTTATTAGAGTCCTTTTCACCCAGCGAAACAAGAAAGTAAGAAATTCTATAATTCCTTTTTTACGTGAACATAATATACCCAAAAATGAATCTACTGTTTTTGCTGATTCTTTGATTTATAGTAAAAAAAGAGTACGTGAACTCGCCCCAGAAGACTTTGGAGTTTTGGCTAATGAAATATTTCAAAAAATTAACAAATAA
- a CDS encoding DUF99 family protein: MPLKRFQSVKSEIRVLGIDDGKFVPHTKGIVDIVGVVYRGAHSFDGIMKTKITIDGFDATEKFALMIKNSPYYEEIRVVVLDGVTFGGFNVVDISELFSLIDVPIISIARKKPNMENIKAALQNLTDFDVRWAIMKNMGEPFEVEVKPELNPVYLHLAGILCEDAKMILKKASSIANIPEALRVAHLIASGLSPI; the protein is encoded by the coding sequence TTGCCTCTGAAGCGTTTTCAATCTGTAAAGTCTGAAATTCGTGTGTTAGGAATTGATGATGGAAAGTTTGTTCCTCACACTAAAGGTATAGTGGATATTGTGGGAGTTGTCTATCGTGGTGCTCATTCTTTTGATGGCATAATGAAGACAAAAATAACAATTGATGGTTTTGATGCAACAGAAAAATTTGCTTTAATGATTAAAAACTCTCCTTATTATGAAGAAATTCGGGTAGTGGTTTTGGATGGTGTTACTTTTGGTGGCTTCAATGTTGTAGACATTAGCGAACTTTTCAGCTTGATTGATGTGCCTATTATCTCGATTGCGCGAAAAAAACCTAACATGGAGAATATAAAGGCGGCTTTACAAAATCTTACTGACTTTGATGTCCGATGGGCAATTATGAAGAATATGGGTGAACCCTTTGAGGTTGAAGTTAAACCTGAATTAAATCCTGTTTATTTGCATTTAGCTGGTATTTTGTGTGAAGATGCAAAAATGATCCTAAAAAAAGCTTCATCTATTGCTAATATTCCTGAAGCGCTACGGGTAGCACATTTAATTGCTTCTGGTCTAAGTCCGATATAA
- a CDS encoding Lrp/AsnC family transcriptional regulator yields the protein MKQQKLLRLVSEMLKNSKKSDRELAGILGVSQPTVSRTRARIEKEYINTYTIIPDFNKLGYQIMAFTLAKMKSNPENSTFEDMMQTSKEWVSKRPNVIFAADGEGFGKDLILISFHKDYSAYAKFIRSFAMDWGSSLDNFESFLVSIGSGYTLRDFDLKYLADDI from the coding sequence ATGAAACAGCAAAAACTCCTTAGACTAGTAAGTGAAATGCTTAAAAACTCCAAAAAGAGCGATCGTGAATTAGCTGGCATTCTTGGTGTCTCACAGCCTACTGTTTCCAGAACTCGTGCTAGAATCGAAAAAGAATACATCAACACCTACACCATAATTCCTGACTTCAACAAGCTCGGTTACCAAATCATGGCATTTACTCTTGCAAAAATGAAATCTAATCCTGAAAACTCAACTTTTGAGGACATGATGCAAACATCCAAAGAATGGGTTTCCAAACGTCCCAACGTCATATTCGCTGCTGATGGTGAAGGCTTTGGAAAGGACTTGATTTTGATCTCGTTCCACAAAGACTATTCTGCTTATGCCAAGTTTATTCGTTCGTTCGCTATGGATTGGGGCTCTTCATTGGATAATTTTGAATCTTTCCTTGTTAGCATAGGTTCTGGATATACCCTACGAGACTTTGACCTCAAGTATTTGGCAGATGATATTTAG
- a CDS encoding 50S ribosomal protein L16 yields the protein MNARNYREVKGQAYTRKEYIRGSPASKIVKFTMGNPSGNYKYQVQLIGEKAVQIRHNALESARVASNRILSEKLGNNYHLKILPFPHIVLRENKMIFGAHADRLQDGMRNAFGKAISVAARVKPGQKLIIADVNEDGLQFATTALKRGGAKLPTPCRVVVKKLEA from the coding sequence ATGAACGCTCGTAACTATAGGGAAGTAAAGGGTCAGGCCTACACCCGGAAAGAGTACATCCGTGGCTCCCCTGCGTCGAAAATTGTCAAATTTACGATGGGCAATCCGTCAGGTAATTACAAATATCAAGTCCAATTAATTGGCGAAAAAGCAGTCCAAATTAGGCACAACGCCTTAGAATCTGCACGTGTTGCTTCTAACAGGATTCTTTCAGAAAAACTAGGAAACAATTATCACCTGAAAATTTTGCCTTTCCCTCACATTGTATTACGTGAAAACAAAATGATTTTCGGTGCTCACGCTGACCGACTTCAAGATGGAATGCGAAACGCCTTTGGTAAAGCTATTAGTGTTGCTGCACGCGTTAAACCAGGCCAAAAACTAATTATCGCTGATGTAAACGAAGACGGACTCCAATTTGCTACAACGGCGCTGAAACGTGGAGGCGCCAAATTACCTACACCTTGTCGTGTAGTTGTTAAGAAACTTGAGGCATAA
- a CDS encoding DUF655 domain-containing protein: MEKSEKRYEEYAYVLDYLPHGRPGTHPGYRAGALVQVVGEEYFTFLEAIARKGVPLKAADRVYVGKDSRSDITYIIGRITYDDLTSNARMELSATIEKIVINREPWFVDFFNTARAITPRMHALELIPGIGKKYMWQILDERDRKPFQNLEDLQERANMPNPSKLITRRILEELAGESKYRLFTRAP; this comes from the coding sequence GTGGAAAAGAGTGAAAAAAGATACGAAGAATACGCTTATGTTTTAGATTATCTTCCTCATGGAAGACCGGGCACGCATCCAGGGTATCGTGCTGGGGCACTAGTTCAGGTTGTTGGTGAGGAATATTTTACTTTTCTTGAAGCTATTGCCAGAAAAGGAGTTCCCCTTAAAGCAGCTGATCGAGTCTATGTTGGAAAAGATTCTCGAAGTGACATAACTTACATCATTGGACGAATAACATATGATGATTTAACATCCAATGCCCGAATGGAGCTTTCTGCAACTATAGAAAAAATTGTAATTAACCGTGAACCCTGGTTTGTTGACTTCTTTAACACTGCCCGCGCTATCACTCCTAGAATGCATGCTTTAGAGTTGATTCCCGGTATTGGGAAAAAATACATGTGGCAGATTCTTGATGAACGGGACAGGAAACCATTCCAAAACCTGGAAGATTTGCAAGAACGTGCAAATATGCCCAATCCCTCCAAACTTATTACAAGAAGAATATTAGAAGAACTAGCGGGAGAAAGTAAATACAGACTCTTTACGAGAGCACCCTAG
- a CDS encoding exosome complex RNA-binding protein Csl4, translating into MTESERKSGLFVVPGDSLGVIEEFTSGPGTYVEDGVIHSKITGRTLLDMLNREVSVYPLVTSATFPKVGDIVFGMVSDVKSKNAVLDITHVGDKKISGNFKGMLHISGVSHGYVDNMFNICKAGDIMRARIISTENRSFFLGTTSRELGVIFALCSICGNSLAPGNRGLSCSNCGSIERRKVAPDYGKENMTISEVE; encoded by the coding sequence ATGACAGAATCTGAAAGAAAAAGTGGCCTCTTTGTCGTTCCCGGAGACAGTTTAGGCGTAATAGAAGAGTTTACTTCCGGACCCGGAACATATGTTGAAGACGGCGTTATTCACTCCAAAATTACTGGTCGAACTTTGCTAGACATGTTAAATCGAGAAGTTTCAGTTTATCCTCTTGTAACATCTGCAACTTTTCCTAAGGTTGGTGACATAGTATTTGGAATGGTTTCAGACGTAAAAAGCAAAAATGCGGTTTTAGACATTACTCATGTTGGAGACAAAAAAATTTCCGGCAATTTCAAAGGCATGTTACACATTTCTGGTGTAAGTCATGGCTATGTAGATAACATGTTCAACATCTGTAAAGCAGGTGACATCATGCGCGCCAGAATAATTAGTACAGAAAACAGGTCTTTCTTTTTGGGAACAACCTCTCGAGAATTAGGAGTAATATTTGCTTTGTGTTCAATATGTGGGAATTCCCTAGCTCCTGGAAATCGTGGGCTGAGTTGTTCTAACTGTGGGAGTATTGAAAGAAGAAAAGTAGCTCCTGATTACGGAAAAGAAAACATGACAATTAGTGAGGTTGAATGA